In Candidatus Aminicenantes bacterium, the following are encoded in one genomic region:
- a CDS encoding nucleoside kinase has protein sequence MRKIILALSDGSNIETPSGRSLWEISRAIGSGAHGLVLAAKLDNRLCPLDVVPDRSARLEWVTYSDKPGLEIYQRSASFILNMAVAEMAHNTRLVIGHSISNGFYYDFYCGIPVTQEVLNGITAKMREIITLDLPFKRLQLPRNEAIQYFAGRAMSDSRRLVENSDIDQVQVYENGRFANIEIYPLAYSTGAVSRFELKTYSPGFVILFPEPEDFTLNTHIGKTRKLFQIYQESKNWGKILGVSDVGRLDQIIAKNGISEIIKVAESLHEKKIARIADTITAKKEDLRLVLIAGPSASGKTTFSKRLATQLQANGIRPLALSMDNYFIDRESCPRDEGGELDFEALDALDLNLFNRHLADLLEGREVAVPMFHFETGSRKSEHQHLWLEDDQILVVEGIHALNPKISASVPERNKFRIYVSALTQLTVNDHSRISTTDTRILRRLVRDSRFRNYNGDQTLKRFPSVIRGERRNTFPFQETADTMFNSALVYELAVLRDLAVPLLESIPAEAETYTEAQRLLTFLMLFRPVAADEVPPTSILREFIGGSSFHY, from the coding sequence ATGCGCAAAATCATCCTCGCCTTGAGCGACGGCAGCAATATCGAGACGCCATCCGGCCGCAGCCTGTGGGAGATATCGCGCGCCATTGGCAGCGGCGCCCACGGCCTGGTATTGGCCGCCAAGCTCGACAACCGGCTCTGCCCGCTCGACGTCGTCCCAGACCGCTCCGCCCGGCTGGAGTGGGTGACCTACTCCGACAAGCCGGGACTGGAGATCTACCAACGCAGCGCCTCGTTCATCCTGAACATGGCTGTGGCCGAGATGGCCCACAACACCCGCCTGGTCATCGGCCACTCCATTTCCAACGGCTTCTACTACGATTTCTACTGCGGCATCCCCGTCACCCAGGAAGTGCTCAACGGCATCACTGCCAAAATGCGCGAAATCATCACTCTCGACCTCCCGTTCAAGCGCCTGCAGCTTCCCCGCAACGAAGCCATCCAGTATTTCGCCGGCCGCGCCATGAGCGACAGCCGGCGCCTGGTCGAAAACTCTGACATCGACCAGGTCCAGGTCTATGAGAACGGCCGCTTCGCCAACATCGAAATTTATCCGCTGGCTTACTCCACCGGAGCCGTGTCACGCTTCGAACTGAAGACCTACAGCCCGGGATTCGTCATCCTCTTCCCCGAGCCGGAGGACTTCACCCTCAACACTCATATCGGCAAGACACGCAAGCTCTTCCAGATCTACCAGGAAAGCAAGAACTGGGGGAAGATCCTCGGCGTCAGCGACGTCGGCCGCCTGGACCAGATCATCGCCAAGAACGGCATCTCCGAGATCATCAAGGTGGCCGAGAGCCTGCACGAAAAAAAAATTGCCCGCATCGCCGACACCATCACCGCCAAAAAAGAAGACCTGCGCCTGGTGCTGATCGCCGGGCCGTCGGCTTCGGGCAAGACAACTTTTTCCAAGCGCCTGGCCACCCAGCTCCAGGCCAACGGCATCCGGCCCCTGGCGCTCTCCATGGACAACTATTTCATCGACCGTGAATCCTGCCCGCGCGACGAGGGCGGCGAACTCGATTTCGAAGCCCTGGATGCCCTGGACCTGAACCTGTTCAACCGCCACTTGGCCGACCTGCTCGAGGGCCGCGAAGTGGCGGTCCCCATGTTTCATTTCGAAACGGGAAGCCGCAAAAGCGAACACCAACACCTGTGGCTGGAGGACGACCAGATCCTGGTCGTCGAGGGCATCCACGCCCTGAACCCGAAGATCAGCGCCTCGGTGCCCGAGCGCAACAAGTTCCGCATCTACGTCTCGGCGCTGACCCAGCTGACCGTCAATGACCACAGCCGCATCTCGACCACCGACACCCGCATCCTGCGCCGCCTGGTGCGCGACAGCCGCTTCCGCAACTACAACGGAGACCAGACCCTGAAGCGCTTCCCGTCGGTCATCCGCGGCGAGCGGCGCAACACCTTCCCTTTTCAGGAAACCGCCGACACGATGTTCAATTCAGCCCTGGTTTACGAACTGGCCGTGCTCAGGGACCTGGCCGTGCCGCTGCTCGAGAGCATCCCCGCCGAAGCTGAAACCTACACCGAGGCCCAGCGGCTGCTGACGTTTTTGATGCTCTTCCGGCCGGTCGCGGCCGACGAGGTGCCGCCGACCTCGATCCTGCGCGAGTTTATCGGTGGCTCCAGCTTCCACTATTGA